Proteins co-encoded in one Brassica oleracea var. oleracea cultivar TO1000 chromosome C4, BOL, whole genome shotgun sequence genomic window:
- the LOC106341242 gene encoding uncharacterized protein LOC106341242, which translates to MNWVQRKIYLYNVTFGLYMLDWWERYLFNSLVVILMWFILYNGSRYFSELCKRHLS; encoded by the exons ATGAATTGGGTTCAACGCAAAATCTACCTTTACAACGTCACATTTGGGCTTTACATGCTTGATTGGTGGGAACGATACCTTTTCA ATTCTTTGGTTGTAATCCTGATGTGGTTTATTCTGTACAATGGATCTCGCTACTTTTCAGAGCTTTGCAAGAG ACATCTTTCTTGA